The following nucleotide sequence is from Acidobacteriota bacterium.
CCGGCGAGAACGGTGACGTCTACGTCAAGCTGTTCGAAGCACGTCAGAACACGCTGAACGCCATGATCGCCGACAAGCTGACGGCACTCGAAGCCGAAGAGTTCGGGAAGACGCAGAAAGAGCTTGTCGAGGAGAACGTCACCAACGTGGTCCCGCGACCGACTCCCGAAGAGATCCAGGCGTTCTTCGATCAGAACAAGGCTCAGATCAACGGCGAGTTCGCGCAGGTTAGCCCACAGATCGAACGCTATCTGTTCACGCAGAATCGTGCGGGCCTCCTCAAGTCCTACCGAGAGGGACTCGAGGCCAAGTACGGCGTCACCACCTCCCTCGAGCCTGTCCGCTTCGACGTGACCATCGCGGCTAACGACCCCCGCAAGGGTCCCGATAGCGCTCCGGTAAAGGTGGTCGAATGGTCCGATTTCCAGTGTCCGTTCTGCTCGAGAGTCGGACCCGCCATCGAACAGGTCATCGCCACCTACGGGGATCAGGTCCAGGTGGTCTTCCGCGACTACCCGTTGCCGGCCAACATGCACCCCGAGGCACAGATCTCTGCTGAAGCGGGTCAGTGTGCCCACGAGCAGGACCGGTTCTGGGATCTTCACGACAAGATGTTCGAGAACCAACGCGCGCTGACCTCAGAGCAGCTCAAGGGTTATGCCGCCGAGCTCGCTTTGGATACGGCGGCGTTCGACGAGTGCCTCGATTCCGGTCGTCATCGTGAGACGGTGCTAGCCGACCATCGTGATGGCGTCTCGGTGGGCGTCCAGGGAACACCGGCGATCTTCATCAATGGCCGCCGCCTGAGTGGCGCGGCGTCATTTAGCGCGTTCAAGACGCTCATCGACGAAGAGCTGGCGGCCGGCAGCTAATCGCT
It contains:
- a CDS encoding thioredoxin domain-containing protein; amino-acid sequence: MTERFTARWVSLLLGATLLIAAIGCGDTTGTDAGKDSASAAAGDGQIVASWGDTTITMADLDKAAMAGENGDVYVKLFEARQNTLNAMIADKLTALEAEEFGKTQKELVEENVTNVVPRPTPEEIQAFFDQNKAQINGEFAQVSPQIERYLFTQNRAGLLKSYREGLEAKYGVTTSLEPVRFDVTIAANDPRKGPDSAPVKVVEWSDFQCPFCSRVGPAIEQVIATYGDQVQVVFRDYPLPANMHPEAQISAEAGQCAHEQDRFWDLHDKMFENQRALTSEQLKGYAAELALDTAAFDECLDSGRHRETVLADHRDGVSVGVQGTPAIFINGRRLSGAASFSAFKTLIDEELAAGS